In bacterium, a genomic segment contains:
- a CDS encoding NAD-dependent epimerase/dehydratase family protein has translation MIKWITDRLGTSAKIDAVEHPNIHIVDVRDMVDKLGNSIDEVKKKIEEVINPLNQGKRVVICCDYGMSRSNAIAAGALAKISHISFNEAVGKVMSATSEKAIKIEVLSVIRKALENAVPDNTNNNPFLKKSIFMTGRSGFIGTSLLPYLQTCHKIFAPEREKLDLIKGPVELDLMVKEEGIDTIVHLANPRIYTSHEAMGETLLLLKNVLDVCRENKVKLIYPSSWEVYSGYRSKYLLAAESLPSFPKGTYGETKYLCETLIKQYQQLYGIDYVILRFSPIYGLGSDRPKFIYNFLEKAIHNAEITTHKYMNGFPTLDLLYIDDAISALVKVIETNYIGFLNFGTSTGTSTTEVAQLIIKELGSKSIVKHREIEDFAPNIVMDTTRARTEIGWQPKIRIEEGLQQIISGFCRKYKRGYLNGK, from the coding sequence ATGATTAAATGGATAACAGATAGATTAGGTACATCTGCTAAAATAGATGCGGTTGAACACCCAAACATTCATATTGTCGATGTTCGAGACATGGTTGATAAGCTAGGTAATTCTATCGATGAGGTTAAGAAAAAGATTGAGGAGGTTATCAATCCTTTAAACCAGGGGAAAAGAGTTGTTATTTGTTGTGATTATGGTATGTCGCGAAGCAATGCAATTGCTGCTGGCGCATTGGCAAAAATTTCACATATATCCTTTAATGAAGCAGTAGGCAAAGTTATGTCAGCTACATCTGAAAAGGCAATCAAGATTGAAGTTCTCTCTGTTATACGTAAAGCCCTTGAAAATGCTGTACCTGATAATACAAATAATAACCCGTTCTTAAAAAAGAGTATTTTCATGACCGGACGTTCTGGGTTTATTGGTACTTCTTTGCTTCCTTATCTTCAAACCTGCCACAAAATATTTGCTCCTGAACGGGAGAAACTAGACCTTATAAAGGGGCCGGTTGAGTTAGACCTTATGGTTAAGGAAGAAGGCATCGATACAATAGTGCACTTAGCAAATCCGCGTATTTACACCTCTCATGAAGCAATGGGAGAAACCCTGCTATTGCTGAAAAATGTCCTTGACGTTTGTCGTGAAAATAAAGTCAAATTGATTTACCCCTCTAGTTGGGAAGTATATTCAGGATATCGATCGAAGTATTTGTTGGCAGCAGAGTCTTTGCCATCTTTTCCCAAGGGAACTTATGGAGAAACCAAGTATCTTTGCGAAACATTGATCAAACAGTATCAACAACTGTATGGTATTGATTATGTTATATTACGCTTTAGCCCAATCTATGGTTTAGGCAGTGATAGACCAAAATTTATATATAATTTTTTGGAAAAGGCCATTCACAATGCTGAAATCACAACACATAAATATATGAATGGCTTTCCTACATTAGACCTTCTTTATATTGATGATGCTATTTCTGCTTTAGTTAAGGTTATTGAGACAAACTATATCGGTTTTTTAAATTTTGGTACTAGTACAGGAACATCGACGACCGAAGTTGCCCAACTTATCATCAAGGAATTAGGCTCAAAAAGTATAGTCAAGCACAGGGAAATCGAAGATTTTGCTCCAAACATTGTGATGGATACTACGCGAGCAAGAACAGAGATTGGATGGCAACCTAAGATCAGAATTGAAGAGGGCCTTCAACAGATTATAAGTGGTTTCTGCAGAAAATATAAAAGGGGATATCTGAATGGAAAATGA
- a CDS encoding TylF/MycF/NovP-related O-methyltransferase produces MENEISKGGSNGRIKMTNKSSEQYSMLNPTQQTEKDFEYAKGMDHYYASSLGTNMDKLRHFNKYVPRQTLSMFLAKHALFQRVIGIHGHIIECGVYLGGGLMTWAQLSAIYEPVNHVRRVVGFDTFTGFVNIHDKDKSENNLKYSVEGGLATNAYDDLQECIRLYDLNRHIGHIPRVELAVGDAIQTIPEYVQRNPHLVIALLYLDFDLYEPTKVAIETFLPRMPKGAVLAFDELNQASWPGETLAVLETVGLRNLRIERFPFTSALSFAILE; encoded by the coding sequence ATGGAAAATGAAATAAGCAAGGGAGGCTCTAACGGAAGAATAAAGATGACAAATAAATCCAGTGAGCAATACTCGATGCTAAATCCAACACAACAGACTGAGAAAGATTTTGAATACGCCAAAGGCATGGATCATTATTATGCGAGTAGTCTTGGCACCAATATGGACAAGCTGCGACACTTCAATAAGTATGTACCGAGGCAGACGCTCAGTATGTTTCTCGCCAAACATGCCCTATTTCAGCGAGTAATCGGTATTCACGGCCATATTATCGAATGTGGCGTATATCTCGGCGGTGGCTTAATGACTTGGGCGCAACTCAGCGCAATCTATGAGCCTGTTAACCATGTCAGGCGTGTGGTTGGTTTTGATACATTCACAGGTTTTGTCAATATACATGATAAGGACAAAAGTGAAAATAACCTTAAGTACTCGGTTGAAGGCGGACTGGCTACCAATGCATATGACGACCTTCAGGAATGCATCCGGCTGTACGATTTGAACCGCCATATCGGGCATATTCCACGGGTCGAGTTGGCAGTAGGCGATGCTATACAAACGATCCCTGAGTACGTACAGAGAAACCCGCATTTGGTCATTGCCTTGCTCTATCTTGATTTTGACCTGTATGAACCAACCAAAGTCGCTATCGAAACTTTTTTGCCTCGGATGCCCAAGGGGGCAGTATTGGCCTTTGATGAGTTGAACCAGGCATCCTGGCCAGGCGAAACTTTGGCCGTTTTAGAAACAGTCGGCCTGCGTAATCTCCGGATTGAAAGATTTCCATTCACATCGGCACTTTCATTCGCTATTCTTGAATGA
- a CDS encoding DegT/DnrJ/EryC1/StrS family aminotransferase, whose product MERISVSGPWITQKEIDYVTEAVTNAWYGNANVYHERFEKAFRDYLGVRFAIALPSCTSAIHLSLLALGIGSGDEVIVPDVTWIASSAPITYVGARPVFADVDPKTWCLSADSFEKCITPKTRAVIPVDLYGNMPDMDAIQGIARRYGIAIIEDAAEAIGSEYKGKKAGSFGDSGVFSFHGSKTLTTCEGGMLVTDREDIYHRALVLRDHGRNPGDKMFRNTEVAYKYKMSSMQAALGLAQLERIEELVFLKRQIFAWYKKELDGLGGITLNYEASNTKNTYWMITVILDKKFRKDKNQLMELMSEKNIDCRPFFHPLSSLPAYENFEQAQQARIRNKVSYQISPYGINLPSGMDMTEVKVRYVCDVLKSILQ is encoded by the coding sequence ATGGAACGAATTTCCGTATCTGGACCTTGGATTACGCAAAAGGAAATCGACTATGTCACCGAGGCAGTGACTAATGCATGGTACGGCAATGCCAATGTCTATCACGAGCGGTTTGAAAAAGCCTTTCGGGATTATTTAGGAGTTCGCTTTGCCATTGCCCTGCCTTCTTGCACTTCAGCGATACATCTCTCATTATTGGCACTTGGGATAGGATCGGGAGATGAGGTGATTGTCCCGGATGTGACATGGATCGCTTCATCGGCCCCCATTACCTATGTCGGGGCAAGGCCGGTTTTTGCTGACGTCGATCCCAAGACCTGGTGTTTATCTGCTGATTCATTCGAGAAATGCATAACGCCAAAGACCAGGGCAGTAATTCCAGTTGATTTGTACGGCAACATGCCGGATATGGACGCTATTCAAGGCATAGCAAGGCGATATGGCATAGCGATTATCGAAGATGCGGCAGAGGCGATAGGCTCCGAATACAAAGGGAAAAAGGCAGGTAGTTTTGGAGACTCAGGCGTTTTCAGTTTCCATGGTTCCAAAACTCTTACTACCTGCGAAGGTGGAATGCTGGTCACTGATCGGGAGGATATTTACCATCGTGCACTCGTACTGCGGGACCACGGTCGCAATCCGGGCGACAAGATGTTCAGGAATACGGAAGTGGCTTATAAATACAAAATGAGCAGTATGCAGGCAGCACTCGGTCTCGCTCAATTGGAGCGCATCGAAGAACTGGTTTTCCTAAAACGCCAAATTTTTGCCTGGTATAAAAAAGAATTAGATGGCCTTGGAGGGATAACCCTTAACTACGAAGCATCCAACACAAAAAATACCTATTGGATGATCACCGTAATCCTCGACAAAAAGTTCAGAAAAGATAAAAATCAGCTAATGGAGTTAATGAGTGAAAAAAATATCGATTGTCGCCCTTTCTTCCATCCTCTAAGTTCCCTTCCTGCCTATGAAAATTTTGAGCAGGCTCAACAGGCCCGTATCCGTAATAAAGTCAGCTATCAAATCAGTCCGTATGGGATAAATCTCCCATCTGGCATGGATATGACCGAAGTGAAGGTCAGATACGTTTGTGATGTCCTGAAGAGCATTTTACAGTAA
- a CDS encoding ATP-grasp domain-containing protein has product MKPKNKVLIAGIGGASLGTEILKCLLLTGRYQVFGCDISEFAYGHYQEGFNKTFLATPHDYIESVLEICSKADVDFIVPGGEEPMALLSTSANIFTDKGIHLAINSPAIIENFSNKKTTFEILSQLGFQLPLTKVVTEISDLDEMPFPSIVKPATGSGGSSFVFLAANKTEAAIYTQYLLKNGKTPLIQEYIPEDEGEFTVGVLSLPNKELVCSIALKRVFNVKLSISSKTKSGLISSGYSQGLIDDFPEVRMIAEKIAAAIQSSGPLNIQGRLKNGVLIPFELNPRFSASTYLRAMAGINEVDIYLQYVATGHIEKPLEIRKGYYFRSLTEVCVDKGKIKND; this is encoded by the coding sequence TTGACCGGACGTTATCAAGTTTTTGGGTGCGACATTTCTGAATTCGCTTATGGACATTATCAAGAGGGATTCAATAAGACTTTTTTAGCTACCCCCCACGACTATATTGAATCGGTGCTAGAGATATGTTCCAAAGCAGATGTGGATTTTATAGTTCCTGGCGGGGAAGAGCCTATGGCCTTACTCAGTACATCTGCTAATATATTTACAGATAAAGGAATCCATTTGGCAATCAATTCGCCGGCAATTATAGAGAATTTTTCTAATAAGAAAACCACTTTTGAAATTTTATCCCAACTCGGTTTCCAATTGCCCTTAACTAAGGTTGTCACAGAAATCAGTGACCTGGATGAAATGCCTTTCCCTTCTATAGTGAAACCGGCTACTGGTTCAGGAGGAAGTAGTTTTGTTTTTCTGGCTGCCAACAAAACTGAAGCGGCAATTTATACCCAATATCTTCTTAAAAATGGGAAAACCCCCTTGATACAAGAATACATTCCTGAAGATGAAGGGGAATTTACTGTAGGAGTTCTTTCACTTCCAAATAAAGAATTGGTCTGTTCAATCGCTTTAAAGCGTGTATTTAACGTTAAATTGTCAATATCTTCTAAGACAAAGAGCGGATTAATTTCTAGTGGATATAGTCAAGGTCTTATCGATGATTTTCCAGAGGTACGGATGATAGCTGAGAAGATTGCTGCTGCAATACAAAGTAGCGGCCCGCTAAATATCCAAGGCCGACTAAAGAATGGTGTTTTGATCCCATTTGAGCTCAACCCCCGGTTTTCGGCTTCCACTTATTTACGGGCCATGGCGGGAATCAATGAAGTAGATATTTATTTACAATATGTTGCTACTGGTCATATTGAGAAGCCTTTAGAAATTCGTAAAGGGTACTATTTTAGGAGCCTGACTGAGGTTTGTGTTGATAAGGGAAAGATCAAAAATGATTAA